One stretch of Chryseobacterium sp. LJ668 DNA includes these proteins:
- a CDS encoding helix-turn-helix domain-containing protein, whose amino-acid sequence MEKIAHASLEDFYGEMAKMLGKDLESIFPKGLHKDIGHFNVFDIAQTLANVKKTSEMPYNRRKYYKISLIRGKNRAEYADKVISIKKNALLFATPKVPYHYVPEDEDQKGSFCVFTGDFFTKNSSQNILEDLPLFQPGAIPVFEIDDKMADEIELLFSKIKKEIDSDYVFKYDLIRNYVFELIHYGQKLQPAVKSSTSHNASLRVVSLFIELLERQFPIESPDQRIQLKVAKDYAERLSIHVNYLNKNLKESTGKTTTEFIADRVIQEAKILLKQTNWNVSEISYALGFEEIAHFSNFFKRKTTIAPLEFRS is encoded by the coding sequence ATGGAAAAAATTGCTCACGCTTCTTTAGAAGACTTTTATGGAGAAATGGCAAAAATGCTCGGGAAAGATCTGGAAAGTATTTTTCCTAAAGGACTTCACAAAGATATCGGTCATTTTAATGTTTTTGATATTGCTCAAACCCTTGCGAATGTCAAGAAGACTTCTGAAATGCCTTACAACAGAAGAAAATATTATAAAATCAGTTTGATTCGGGGTAAAAACAGAGCGGAATATGCAGATAAAGTAATTTCGATAAAAAAGAACGCTTTGCTTTTTGCAACGCCCAAAGTTCCTTACCATTATGTTCCTGAAGATGAAGATCAGAAGGGAAGTTTCTGTGTTTTCACCGGTGATTTTTTTACTAAAAATTCTTCTCAGAATATATTGGAAGATCTGCCTTTATTTCAGCCGGGCGCAATTCCTGTTTTTGAAATTGATGATAAAATGGCGGATGAAATTGAATTATTGTTTTCAAAAATCAAAAAAGAAATTGATTCTGATTATGTCTTTAAATATGATCTGATCAGAAATTATGTTTTTGAACTGATTCATTACGGACAAAAGTTACAGCCCGCCGTCAAATCTTCAACTTCTCACAACGCTTCGCTGCGTGTCGTTTCTTTATTTATTGAACTGCTCGAAAGGCAGTTTCCTATCGAATCTCCCGATCAACGTATTCAGCTGAAAGTTGCCAAAGATTATGCGGAAAGATTATCAATTCACGTGAATTATTTAAATAAAAATTTAAAAGAAAGTACAGGAAAAACGACCACCGAATTTATTGCAGATCGTGTCATTCAGGAAGCTAAGATCTTATTAAAGCAAACCAATTGGAACGTTTCTGAGATTTCCTACGCATTGGGATTTGAAGAAATTGCTCATTTTTCAAATTTCTTTAAAAGAAAAACTACAATTGCTCCTCTTGAATTTCGTTCGTGA
- a CDS encoding SDR family NAD(P)-dependent oxidoreductase: MDNRTKVAVITGGSRGLGRNSALKIAQKGLDVIITYHSNKEEAENVVSEIQALGRKSMAVQLDTRDVKSFDHFIKTVTEHLQENTGSPNIDFLINNAGTALYSPITETTEEQMDDMFNIHFKGVFFLTQKFLPFINDGGGIINISSGLARFALPGSSVYGSMKAGVEMLTKYMAKELGSRRIKVNVVAPGAIETDFGGGRTRDDENINAMIASNTALGRAGLPDDIGGVVAFLCTEDARWINAQRIEASGGMFF, from the coding sequence ATGGATAACAGAACAAAAGTCGCAGTAATAACAGGCGGAAGTCGTGGATTAGGAAGAAATTCTGCATTGAAAATCGCTCAAAAAGGTCTAGATGTCATTATTACTTATCATAGCAATAAAGAAGAAGCTGAAAATGTAGTGAGCGAAATTCAGGCTTTAGGAAGAAAATCGATGGCTGTGCAATTAGATACTAGAGATGTAAAAAGTTTCGATCACTTTATTAAAACCGTCACCGAGCATTTACAAGAAAATACAGGAAGCCCGAATATAGATTTTCTGATCAATAACGCAGGAACGGCTTTGTATTCTCCAATCACAGAAACCACTGAAGAGCAGATGGATGATATGTTCAACATTCATTTCAAAGGTGTTTTCTTTTTAACTCAGAAATTTTTGCCATTCATCAATGATGGTGGCGGAATCATCAATATTTCTTCAGGATTGGCAAGATTTGCCTTACCGGGATCATCAGTTTACGGTTCTATGAAAGCCGGAGTTGAAATGTTGACGAAATACATGGCGAAAGAATTAGGTTCAAGAAGAATAAAAGTCAATGTGGTCGCTCCGGGAGCCATTGAAACCGATTTTGGTGGAGGAAGAACAAGAGATGATGAAAATATCAATGCAATGATTGCTTCAAATACCGCATTGGGAAGAGCAGGTTTGCCAGACGATATCGGTGGAGTAGTAGCATTTTTGTGTACCGAAGATGCAAGATGGATCAATGCACAAAGAATTGAAGCTTCTGGCGGAATGTTCTTTTAA
- a CDS encoding methionine aminotransferase — translation MIQLPFSKLSNVGTTIFSQMTQLANENEAINLSQGFPDFMPDSQLLNFVNHFIQKGFNQYAPMGGIMGLKEEIARKIENSHQTAYHPDSEITITAGGTQAIFTTIATFIKKDDEVIIFEPAYDCYEPTVELFGGIIKRFEMRAPDYEIDWNVVKNLVSEKTKMIIINNPNNPSGKILKENDVKELISIVKDTSILILSDEVYENIIFDGKEHLSICKYPELKERSLLVASFGKLFHVTGWKIGYCAAPKALTDEFRKVHQFNVFSVNTPIQMALAEYMKNDEHYLGLNHFFQEKRDFLRQGLAQTSFELLDCEGTYFQALKYDKISDKSDFDFAQELTVKHKVASVPFSSFYKNKLNENVIRLCFAKKQETLEKAIENLAKL, via the coding sequence ATGATACAACTCCCTTTTTCAAAACTTTCAAATGTAGGAACCACAATTTTCAGTCAGATGACTCAATTGGCCAATGAAAATGAGGCCATCAATTTATCGCAGGGATTTCCTGATTTTATGCCCGATTCTCAACTTTTAAATTTTGTAAATCATTTCATTCAAAAAGGTTTTAACCAATATGCGCCAATGGGTGGAATAATGGGTCTAAAAGAAGAAATAGCTAGAAAGATCGAAAACAGTCATCAGACGGCTTATCATCCGGACTCTGAAATAACCATTACCGCAGGCGGAACCCAAGCTATTTTTACGACAATTGCTACTTTCATTAAAAAAGATGATGAAGTCATTATTTTTGAACCTGCCTATGATTGTTATGAGCCTACAGTAGAGCTTTTCGGAGGAATTATAAAACGTTTTGAAATGAGAGCTCCCGATTATGAAATTGACTGGAATGTTGTGAAAAATTTAGTCTCGGAAAAAACCAAAATGATTATTATAAACAATCCCAACAATCCTTCAGGAAAGATTTTAAAGGAAAACGATGTTAAGGAACTTATTTCTATTGTAAAGGACACTTCGATCCTCATTTTAAGCGATGAAGTATATGAGAATATTATTTTTGACGGAAAAGAACATTTGAGCATCTGCAAATATCCCGAACTGAAAGAAAGGAGTCTTTTAGTTGCTTCATTCGGAAAACTTTTTCACGTTACCGGTTGGAAAATCGGATATTGTGCCGCTCCAAAAGCTTTGACAGACGAGTTCAGGAAAGTACATCAGTTCAATGTTTTCTCGGTCAACACACCCATTCAAATGGCTTTGGCGGAATATATGAAAAATGATGAGCATTATTTGGGTCTGAATCATTTTTTCCAGGAAAAAAGAGATTTTTTAAGACAAGGTTTAGCGCAAACTTCATTTGAATTGCTCGATTGTGAAGGAACCTATTTTCAGGCTTTGAAGTATGATAAAATCTCAGACAAATCTGATTTTGATTTCGCTCAGGAATTAACGGTTAAACATAAAGTGGCGAGCGTTCCGTTTTCATCTTTTTATAAAAATAAACTGAACGAAAATGTAATCAGACTTTGTTTTGCTAAAAAGCAGGAAACATTGGAAAAAGCGATCGAGAATTTGGCTAAGTTGTAA
- a CDS encoding DNA topoisomerase IV subunit B, whose amino-acid sequence MSQEINPVYSEDNIRTLDWQEHIRLRPGMYIGKLGDGSSADDGIYILLKEILDNSIDEFRMKSGKRIEIKVDDGRVTIRDFGRGIPLGKVVDAVSKMNTGGKYDSKAFKKSVGLNGVGTKAVNALSDYFRVRSFREGKMKMAEFSRGIITEDHVEKETSDRNGTEISFVPDADIFLHFKYRKEYIERMLRNYSYLNPGLKILFNGETFYSENGLKDLLEEELENDVLYPIVHLRDNDIELAVTHTDKSQTETYFSFVNGQNTTQGGTHLNAFREAYVKTIREFFNKNFDASDIRKSIVAAISINVEEPVFESQTKTKLGSNDIGPNGPTVRIFIIDFLKSKLDNFLHKNPEIAEAIQRKILISERERKELSGIQKLARERAKKVSLHNKKLRDCRQHYNDQKAERKAETQIFITEGDSASGSITKSRDVETQAVFSLKGKPLNCYGLTKKVVYENEEFNLLQAALNIEESLEDLRYNQVIIATDADVDGMHIRLLMITFFLQFFPDVIKNGHLYILQTPLFRVRNKKETRYCYSELERVKALNELGKNPEITRFKGLGEISPDEFKNFIGKDIRLEPVVLGKDQTIEQLLEFYMGKNTPDRQVFILENLVVEDSNISDKEIVIEAEEL is encoded by the coding sequence ATGTCACAAGAAATAAACCCTGTATATTCCGAAGATAACATCAGAACCCTCGATTGGCAGGAGCATATTCGTTTACGTCCCGGTATGTACATTGGGAAGTTGGGAGACGGCTCATCTGCCGATGACGGTATTTATATTTTACTGAAAGAAATTCTTGATAACTCAATTGATGAGTTCAGAATGAAATCCGGGAAAAGAATTGAAATAAAAGTCGACGACGGGAGAGTAACGATTCGCGATTTTGGGCGTGGAATTCCGTTAGGAAAAGTGGTTGATGCAGTTTCAAAAATGAATACCGGTGGAAAATATGACAGTAAAGCCTTCAAAAAATCTGTTGGTTTAAATGGAGTGGGGACTAAAGCTGTGAATGCACTTTCAGATTACTTCCGTGTACGGTCTTTCCGGGAAGGGAAAATGAAAATGGCAGAATTTTCAAGAGGAATCATTACCGAAGATCATGTAGAAAAAGAAACTTCAGACCGTAACGGAACTGAAATTTCATTTGTTCCGGATGCTGATATTTTTCTTCATTTTAAGTACAGAAAAGAGTATATCGAGAGAATGCTCCGTAATTATTCTTACCTGAATCCGGGGTTAAAAATTCTTTTTAACGGCGAAACTTTTTATTCTGAAAACGGTCTTAAAGATTTACTGGAAGAAGAACTGGAAAATGATGTATTGTATCCGATTGTCCATTTACGCGATAATGACATCGAATTGGCGGTGACGCATACTGATAAATCACAAACAGAAACGTATTTTTCTTTCGTCAACGGACAAAATACTACCCAGGGCGGAACACATTTGAATGCATTTCGTGAAGCTTACGTAAAAACGATCCGTGAGTTTTTTAATAAAAATTTTGATGCATCAGATATCAGAAAATCTATTGTCGCAGCAATTTCAATCAATGTCGAAGAACCGGTTTTTGAATCTCAGACGAAAACGAAATTGGGCTCAAACGATATTGGCCCCAATGGTCCGACCGTAAGAATTTTTATTATCGATTTCTTAAAAAGTAAGTTGGATAATTTCCTGCATAAAAATCCTGAGATTGCAGAAGCGATTCAGAGAAAAATTTTAATTTCAGAAAGAGAAAGAAAAGAACTTTCAGGAATTCAGAAGTTGGCGAGAGAAAGGGCAAAAAAAGTTTCGCTTCACAATAAAAAATTGCGTGACTGCAGACAGCATTACAACGATCAAAAAGCAGAAAGAAAAGCCGAAACTCAGATTTTCATTACCGAGGGAGATTCTGCATCAGGATCTATCACAAAATCTAGAGATGTAGAAACACAGGCTGTATTTTCTTTAAAAGGTAAACCGTTGAACTGTTATGGTTTAACCAAAAAAGTAGTTTATGAAAATGAAGAATTCAACCTTTTGCAAGCTGCTTTAAACATTGAAGAAAGCCTTGAAGATTTAAGATATAATCAGGTTATTATCGCAACCGATGCTGATGTTGACGGAATGCACATCAGACTTCTGATGATCACTTTTTTCCTTCAGTTTTTCCCTGATGTGATCAAGAACGGACATTTGTATATCCTCCAGACACCATTATTCAGAGTGAGAAATAAAAAGGAAACCAGATATTGTTATTCTGAGTTGGAAAGGGTAAAAGCTTTAAATGAACTAGGTAAAAACCCTGAGATTACCCGATTTAAAGGTTTGGGAGAAATTTCGCCCGATGAATTTAAGAATTTCATTGGAAAAGATATTCGCCTAGAACCTGTTGTTCTGGGAAAAGATCAAACGATTGAGCAGCTGCTCGAGTTTTATATGGGCAAAAATACGCCTGACAGACAGGTTTTTATTCTTGAAAATCTAGTGGTTGAAGATTCTAATATCAGTGATAAAGAAATAGTAATAGAAGCTGAAGAGTTATAA
- a CDS encoding DNA gyrase/topoisomerase IV subunit A, whose protein sequence is MIEENAHEGESLKKVSGLYKDWFLDYASYVILDRAIPSVYDGFKPVQRRIMHSMRELEDGRYNKVANIVGNTMKYHPHGDASITDAMVGIGQRELLIDTQGNWGNIYTGDSAAAARYIEARLTPFALEVVFNPKTTVWSKSYDGRNNEPVDLPVKFPLLLAQGVEGIGVGLSTKILPHNFNELINASVAHLKGKKFELFPDFLTAGFLDVSEYNDGHRGGKVRARAKISQVDKHTLMISELPFSKNTGDLIDSIIKANEKGKIKIKKIEDNTSDKVEILIYLHNEVSPDKTIDALYAFTDCQVTISPNACVIVGDKPMFLNVSEILRMNTDHTVSLLKKELEIELNELQESWHFSSLERIFIENRIYHDIEEVKSWEDVLTTIAIGLKPHTAHLLREVTEEDILRLTEIRIKRISRFDLDKFKENIAALEGKIEQVRYHLGNLTAYAIDYYLNIQKKYGKGKERKTELRIFDTIDASKVAVANEKFYANFEEGFVGTSLKKDQFLFDCSDIDDIITFRKDGCMKVVKVEAKTFIGKDILHVAIWKKNDKRTVYNMIYREGMQGPYYMKRFSVTGVTRNTDYPLASDTKGSETLYFSANPNGEAETVTVLLKPNPRIRKNKMDIDFSEIGIKGRDSKGNLVTKYSIKKVDLKEEGVSTLAPRKIWFDDTVRRLNADVRGTLLGSFKGDDKILTVNSQGEAKLISFDLGNRFDDEYIILEKWRPQQPITCIYYDGEKDIYFIKRFLLENTTNPQTFMPSEHPKSFIERILVSNGATAEIIFAKDKGKEREPETVNVDEFIGVKGIKAIGNQFTKFKVKTINITVPEPEEEEEPEVYEEPEITPSPDDDGGTIGNLFEEGSIEN, encoded by the coding sequence ATGATAGAAGAAAACGCTCACGAAGGCGAAAGCTTAAAAAAAGTTTCAGGACTGTACAAAGACTGGTTTCTGGATTATGCATCTTATGTAATTTTAGACAGAGCCATTCCGTCTGTTTATGATGGCTTCAAACCTGTTCAGCGAAGAATTATGCATTCCATGCGTGAATTGGAAGACGGCAGGTACAATAAAGTTGCCAATATTGTAGGGAATACCATGAAATATCACCCACACGGTGATGCATCAATTACTGATGCGATGGTAGGAATAGGGCAGAGAGAACTTTTAATTGACACGCAGGGAAACTGGGGAAATATTTATACAGGAGATTCTGCAGCTGCCGCAAGATATATTGAAGCAAGATTGACACCGTTTGCTTTGGAAGTGGTTTTTAACCCAAAAACTACAGTTTGGTCTAAATCTTATGATGGCAGAAATAATGAACCTGTAGATTTGCCCGTAAAATTTCCTTTACTTCTGGCACAAGGTGTTGAAGGAATTGGAGTAGGACTTTCCACAAAGATTCTTCCGCACAATTTTAATGAATTAATTAATGCATCTGTTGCTCATTTAAAAGGAAAAAAGTTTGAGCTTTTTCCCGATTTTTTGACGGCAGGTTTTCTCGATGTTTCAGAATATAACGATGGCCACAGAGGCGGAAAAGTAAGAGCAAGAGCCAAAATTTCTCAGGTCGACAAGCATACTCTGATGATTTCTGAGCTTCCCTTTTCTAAAAATACAGGCGATCTGATAGATTCGATCATCAAAGCCAACGAAAAAGGTAAAATTAAAATTAAAAAAATTGAAGACAATACTTCAGATAAGGTTGAAATTCTGATTTATCTTCATAATGAGGTTTCACCCGACAAAACGATTGATGCATTGTACGCATTTACCGATTGTCAGGTTACTATTTCTCCAAATGCCTGTGTGATTGTCGGCGACAAGCCAATGTTCCTTAATGTTTCTGAAATTCTGAGAATGAATACCGATCACACGGTTTCACTGCTTAAAAAAGAATTGGAAATTGAACTCAATGAGCTGCAGGAAAGCTGGCATTTTTCTTCACTGGAAAGAATCTTCATTGAAAACAGAATCTATCACGACATTGAAGAAGTAAAAAGCTGGGAAGATGTTTTAACAACAATTGCAATTGGTTTAAAGCCCCACACAGCGCATCTTTTAAGAGAGGTTACTGAAGAAGATATTCTGAGACTAACAGAAATAAGAATTAAAAGAATTTCAAGATTCGATTTAGATAAATTTAAAGAAAATATTGCTGCGCTCGAAGGTAAAATAGAGCAGGTAAGGTATCATTTGGGCAATTTGACAGCTTATGCTATTGATTATTATTTAAATATACAGAAAAAATACGGAAAAGGAAAGGAGCGTAAAACCGAATTAAGGATTTTTGACACCATTGATGCCTCGAAAGTTGCCGTGGCCAACGAAAAATTCTACGCCAATTTTGAAGAAGGTTTCGTAGGAACTTCATTGAAAAAAGATCAGTTTTTATTTGATTGTTCAGACATTGATGACATCATTACCTTCCGGAAAGACGGATGCATGAAGGTTGTAAAAGTAGAAGCCAAAACATTTATCGGAAAAGATATTCTCCACGTTGCGATCTGGAAGAAAAATGATAAACGTACCGTCTACAATATGATTTACCGTGAAGGAATGCAAGGTCCGTACTACATGAAACGTTTTTCTGTAACCGGTGTGACAAGAAATACAGATTACCCTTTAGCATCAGACACAAAAGGTTCTGAAACACTTTATTTCTCAGCAAATCCTAATGGTGAAGCGGAGACAGTGACGGTTCTTTTAAAGCCGAACCCAAGAATCAGAAAAAATAAAATGGATATTGATTTCTCTGAAATAGGGATCAAAGGACGTGACTCTAAAGGAAATCTGGTTACCAAATATTCTATAAAAAAAGTAGATCTCAAAGAAGAGGGTGTTTCTACTTTGGCACCACGAAAAATCTGGTTTGATGATACGGTAAGACGCTTAAATGCCGATGTAAGAGGAACTCTACTGGGAAGCTTCAAAGGAGATGACAAAATCCTGACCGTTAATTCTCAGGGTGAAGCAAAACTGATTAGCTTTGACCTTGGAAACCGATTTGATGACGAATATATCATCCTCGAAAAGTGGCGACCACAACAGCCTATCACCTGTATCTATTATGATGGCGAAAAAGATATTTATTTTATCAAAAGATTTTTGCTTGAAAATACAACCAATCCGCAGACCTTTATGCCATCTGAGCATCCGAAATCTTTTATTGAAAGAATTTTAGTCTCTAATGGCGCAACAGCAGAGATCATTTTCGCAAAAGACAAAGGAAAAGAGCGTGAACCGGAAACGGTAAACGTAGATGAATTTATTGGTGTAAAAGGAATTAAGGCAATCGGAAATCAATTTACCAAATTTAAGGTAAAAACAATTAATATCACCGTTCCCGAACCGGAAGAAGAGGAAGAACCTGAAGTGTATGAAGAACCAGAAATTACGCCTTCACCAGACGATGACGGCGGAACGATTGGTAATCTTTTTGAAGAGGGAAGTATAGAAAATTAA
- a CDS encoding rhomboid family intramembrane serine protease: protein MSVIVIILIAITCIISYFGLNNMAIFEKYKFNVAAINNRKEYIRLISSGFLHADFMHLFFNMFSLFLFQGAVIQFFGEIGFLIIYFASMFLGNLFSLFIYKKQPWYSAIGASGGVSGILFAAIAMAPKMSLFLFFIPIPIPGFVFGLLYFGYSVYMMLNPKQWDNLGHAAHLGGAFFGLVYAIVNQPEAALENSLFIGIMSLPLLYLSYEIFIRKKIG from the coding sequence TTGAGTGTTATTGTTATCATACTTATTGCTATCACATGTATTATCAGTTATTTTGGATTGAATAATATGGCAATATTTGAAAAATATAAATTTAATGTTGCTGCAATAAATAATCGGAAAGAGTATATCAGATTGATTAGTTCAGGATTTTTGCACGCAGATTTTATGCATTTATTTTTTAATATGTTTTCTTTATTTCTATTTCAAGGCGCTGTAATACAGTTTTTTGGAGAAATAGGATTTCTGATCATTTACTTTGCCTCAATGTTTTTAGGGAATTTATTTAGTCTGTTTATCTATAAAAAGCAACCTTGGTATTCTGCCATTGGTGCAAGTGGAGGAGTTTCGGGGATTCTGTTTGCGGCTATAGCAATGGCTCCTAAAATGAGTTTGTTTCTGTTTTTTATTCCAATTCCGATTCCGGGATTTGTATTTGGACTTTTATACTTTGGTTATTCAGTTTACATGATGCTGAATCCGAAACAGTGGGATAATTTGGGACATGCTGCCCATTTGGGAGGGGCATTTTTCGGATTAGTTTATGCAATCGTTAATCAGCCAGAAGCAGCATTAGAGAACTCTTTATTTATAGGCATTATGTCGCTGCCTCTTTTATATCTATCTTACGAAATATTTATTAGAAAAAAAATCGGATAA
- a CDS encoding pectate lyase family protein, translated as MKKIIIFYVLFMGFLSMHAQNVTITQATGWMETAYVKWTPVSGVDSYKVYYTGGTFTDKIIDTQLIRNYGSYYRADVLGLSAGIYTIKVVPVTANVDGPATVSAPITVTAHDRSGFAHSNGRIPGAYNLDGTLKANAVVLYVTQDTKNTISMNVTGANANPCVGLQTILDGFKKGLDTRPLDIRMIGNVTDPNYMLNGDIVIENKKIAASSITFEGVGSDALVNGWGIRIKSATNIEVRNLGFMLTDASEGDNLSLQQDNSYVWAHNNDLFYGAPGSDADQAKGDGALDSKKSTYVTFSYNHFWDNGKSCLLGLSEGTTTDLYITYHHNWFDHSDSRHPRVRYFSAHVYNNYYDGNSKYGVGSTLGSSIFVEGNYFRNCKYPMLISKQGTDIAGGAPGTFSNEDGGMIKAHNNYMTGQTAFVPYSSAALTQFDAYVATNRNEVLTSSITAAQGGATYNNFDTNAALYINSLVIDNPLQGRDKTMQFSGRVSGGDISWTFSNAGDDTSSSVNTGLMALLQNYTSQLVSVQGITSPTISSQTLTIPANNDQTIVTATAMSPMIFTWGGTATDVTVTGLPVSGVSFVKNTTNKTVTVSGNPTDDVSFTVITVGSAGTPVSGTGGISVIAPGTAQGNEIHNFTTSALSSSFYTFTSANINSTDGSATYDGLTLTKRLKLESATSIAYNTLQASTLTLVFDPTFTGTVKFDNVNYTASAGIVTIQNVAAGAHTITKGSVANLFYIKTVFNSGTLGTQENSKGKFSVYPNPVSSVLTIATPSNSLVEKVIVTNSAGQVVKKINETITKVDMSNLSNGVYFLQIKTKEGIFNQKIIKK; from the coding sequence ATGAAGAAAATAATTATATTTTATGTACTGTTTATGGGATTCCTAAGCATGCATGCACAAAATGTCACCATCACCCAGGCAACAGGCTGGATGGAAACAGCTTATGTAAAATGGACGCCAGTAAGTGGTGTCGACAGCTATAAAGTGTATTATACGGGAGGAACTTTCACCGATAAAATCATCGATACCCAATTAATCAGAAATTATGGTTCTTATTACAGAGCTGATGTTCTTGGGCTGAGTGCAGGGATATACACGATAAAAGTAGTTCCTGTTACCGCAAATGTTGACGGACCGGCAACTGTATCTGCACCAATTACTGTAACCGCGCATGACAGATCTGGTTTCGCCCACAGCAACGGAAGAATACCTGGAGCGTATAATCTTGACGGTACACTTAAAGCCAATGCAGTAGTTTTATACGTCACTCAGGATACAAAAAATACTATTTCAATGAATGTTACGGGGGCAAATGCAAATCCGTGCGTAGGCTTACAGACAATCTTGGATGGTTTCAAAAAAGGTCTGGATACTCGACCTCTAGATATTAGGATGATTGGAAATGTTACTGATCCTAATTATATGTTGAATGGAGATATTGTGATAGAAAATAAAAAAATCGCAGCCAGCTCTATAACCTTTGAAGGTGTAGGATCTGATGCATTGGTAAATGGTTGGGGCATCAGGATAAAATCTGCGACCAATATTGAGGTTCGTAATTTGGGATTTATGCTGACTGATGCGTCTGAAGGTGATAATCTGAGTCTTCAACAAGACAATTCTTATGTTTGGGCTCACAATAATGATCTATTTTATGGTGCTCCGGGATCTGATGCCGATCAGGCAAAAGGAGACGGCGCTCTTGATTCAAAAAAATCTACTTATGTAACATTTTCTTACAATCACTTTTGGGATAACGGAAAGAGTTGCCTATTGGGTTTAAGTGAAGGAACTACAACTGATCTGTACATTACCTATCACCACAACTGGTTTGATCATTCAGATTCTAGACATCCACGTGTACGTTATTTTTCTGCACACGTTTATAACAACTATTATGACGGAAATTCTAAATATGGTGTGGGTTCAACTTTAGGATCATCAATTTTTGTGGAAGGAAATTATTTCAGAAACTGTAAATATCCAATGTTGATTTCTAAACAAGGAACTGATATTGCCGGAGGTGCACCAGGAACATTTTCTAATGAAGACGGGGGAATGATCAAAGCTCATAACAACTATATGACAGGTCAGACCGCTTTTGTCCCTTACAGTTCAGCAGCATTAACTCAGTTTGATGCCTATGTTGCCACTAACAGAAATGAAGTACTAACCAGCAGTATTACAGCTGCTCAGGGCGGTGCGACCTATAATAATTTTGACACAAATGCAGCTTTGTACATCAATTCTTTAGTTATTGATAATCCGTTGCAGGGAAGAGATAAAACAATGCAGTTTTCAGGTAGAGTTTCTGGTGGAGATATCAGCTGGACATTCAGCAATGCAGGAGATGACACCTCTTCTTCTGTAAATACAGGATTAATGGCATTATTACAAAATTATACTTCCCAGTTGGTTTCTGTACAAGGAATTACTTCACCCACAATAAGCTCCCAAACATTAACAATCCCCGCAAACAACGACCAAACTATAGTGACGGCAACTGCAATGTCGCCCATGATATTCACTTGGGGCGGAACTGCAACCGATGTAACAGTAACGGGATTACCTGTATCGGGAGTAAGTTTTGTGAAAAATACTACCAACAAAACAGTTACAGTCTCTGGAAATCCTACGGATGATGTAAGCTTTACTGTAATTACTGTTGGCTCAGCAGGAACACCGGTTTCAGGAACAGGAGGCATCAGTGTGATTGCGCCCGGAACTGCACAAGGAAATGAAATTCATAATTTCACAACATCAGCTTTAAGCAGTTCATTTTATACATTCACATCAGCAAACATCAATTCAACTGACGGATCAGCCACATACGATGGACTTACTTTAACAAAACGTCTAAAATTAGAATCGGCGACTTCTATAGCTTACAACACTTTACAGGCTTCAACGTTAACACTGGTTTTTGATCCGACATTCACCGGAACTGTGAAGTTTGACAATGTAAACTATACTGCATCGGCTGGTATTGTTACAATACAAAATGTTGCAGCAGGAGCACATACGATTACAAAAGGAAGTGTTGCCAACTTGTTCTACATTAAAACAGTTTTCAATTCAGGAACATTAGGAACTCAAGAGAATAGCAAAGGAAAATTTTCTGTTTACCCAAATCCTGTCAGTTCAGTACTTACTATTGCAACGCCTAGCAACAGTTTGGTAGAGAAGGTAATTGTAACCAACTCTGCGGGACAAGTAGTAAAAAAAATAAACGAAACCATCACAAAGGTTGATATGAGCAACTTGAGTAATGGGGTTTATTTTTTACAAATTAAAACGAAGGAAGGAATTTTCAATCAAAAAATTATTAAAAAGTAA